From one Pseudanabaena sp. FACHB-2040 genomic stretch:
- a CDS encoding LysR family transcriptional regulator — MVDLNSMTIFVRVVEMSSFSQAARQLDIPKATVSRKVAELETDLGTPLLHRTTRKLYLTEAGNIYFQRCRHILDEVEDANRAITSLQDIPQGTLRITAPIVFGTCFLSQWIADFLQQYEQIRVEVLLTNQLIDLVSENIDIAFSWQTQPLASSSLDTQSLYRVSYWLCASPSYLEQYGKPKTPQELSHHRCIRVCSQPFASHTTWQLIDPTGRIETVNVMGRLVSNDLILARQAAISGSGIAYLPNSLLGEPIKLGQLDRVLTDWAFREGTLCLRRLNLSPLSAKVRAFCDFVAEKCLKTNEPDLSYTQAKDRTVNG; from the coding sequence ATGGTAGATCTCAATTCAATGACCATTTTTGTTCGAGTAGTTGAAATGAGCAGCTTTTCACAAGCCGCCCGACAATTAGATATTCCTAAGGCAACGGTGAGCCGCAAAGTGGCAGAGCTAGAGACAGATTTAGGGACGCCTCTTCTGCACCGCACCACACGCAAGCTGTATCTAACGGAGGCAGGGAATATATACTTTCAGCGCTGTCGTCATATTCTCGATGAAGTAGAAGACGCCAATCGAGCGATTACTTCTTTGCAAGATATACCCCAGGGAACTCTGAGAATTACAGCACCTATTGTTTTTGGAACATGTTTTTTGAGTCAATGGATTGCTGATTTCTTACAGCAGTATGAGCAGATCAGGGTAGAGGTTCTCCTCACCAATCAACTGATTGATCTAGTTTCTGAAAATATTGACATTGCATTTTCCTGGCAAACTCAGCCGTTAGCGAGTTCATCGCTAGATACCCAATCGCTCTACCGAGTGTCTTATTGGCTTTGCGCTAGCCCAAGTTATTTAGAGCAGTATGGAAAACCTAAAACTCCACAAGAACTGTCTCACCATCGCTGCATTAGGGTTTGCAGTCAACCCTTTGCAAGTCACACGACCTGGCAACTGATAGATCCTACCGGAAGGATTGAAACAGTAAATGTAATGGGTCGTTTAGTTTCCAATGATTTGATTTTGGCAAGACAAGCGGCGATCTCGGGTTCAGGAATTGCTTACTTACCCAACTCACTCCTTGGTGAACCGATTAAGCTCGGACAACTCGACCGCGTTTTAACAGATTGGGCATTTCGAGAAGGCACACTGTGCCTGCGTCGGCTCAACCTATCACCGCTTTCCGCTAAGGTTCGCGCATTCTGTGACTTTGTAGCCGAGAAATGTTTGAAGACAAATGAGCCTGATTTGTCCTATACGCAAGCTAAAGACAGAACCGTGAATGGTTAA
- a CDS encoding SDR family oxidoreductase, whose product MLNSILVIGATGNVGSQVVHQLLATGVKPKIGVRSRLKSADLVASGAELIDLDMGNLDSLSAAFKTVDKVFWVSPFVPNMVELSTQVVKAAQQSNIQQIVRLSAMGAGQESPLTLGRWHGQIDQMVVDAGIPLTILCPNGFMQNYSNAYVQTIKTQNVFYQNLGDAAVSYIDVRDIAAVAVTTLVEDSHVGKIYELTGPESLSNSQIAKILTRCLGRTIHYANIPDEVVRAGMLKAGMAEVLVDAILNLNKFYKTGAAAQVLPTVKQVTGEPGRSFEQFVSDYRDIFS is encoded by the coding sequence ATGCTTAACTCAATTTTGGTGATCGGTGCTACGGGTAACGTTGGTAGCCAGGTAGTTCATCAACTACTGGCAACAGGAGTTAAGCCTAAAATTGGGGTACGCTCTCGATTGAAATCGGCAGACCTCGTTGCAAGCGGAGCAGAGCTGATCGATCTAGATATGGGTAACTTGGACAGCTTAAGTGCTGCGTTTAAAACGGTCGATAAAGTTTTTTGGGTCAGTCCTTTTGTCCCAAATATGGTTGAATTATCTACACAAGTTGTAAAAGCGGCACAACAGTCCAACATTCAACAGATTGTGCGCTTGTCTGCTATGGGAGCAGGGCAAGAATCTCCTCTAACATTAGGTCGGTGGCATGGACAGATTGATCAGATGGTTGTGGATGCTGGAATTCCACTGACAATTCTGTGCCCCAATGGATTTATGCAAAATTACAGCAATGCCTACGTTCAAACTATCAAAACGCAAAATGTTTTTTATCAGAATCTAGGCGATGCGGCTGTTAGTTACATCGATGTCCGTGATATCGCAGCTGTAGCGGTAACTACCCTAGTTGAAGATAGTCATGTGGGCAAAATTTATGAACTTACTGGGCCAGAATCGCTATCCAATTCGCAGATTGCTAAAATTTTGACACGGTGTCTGGGACGCACAATTCACTATGCCAATATACCGGACGAGGTCGTCCGAGCCGGAATGCTCAAAGCTGGAATGGCAGAGGTGTTAGTCGATGCCATTCTAAACTTAAACAAATTTTACAAGACAGGAGCAGCTGCTCAAGTATTACCAACCGTTAAACAGGTGACGGGGGAGCCTGGGCGATCGTTTGAGCAATTTGTCAGCGATTACCGAGATATTTTTTCATGA